Proteins co-encoded in one Arachis hypogaea cultivar Tifrunner chromosome 11, arahy.Tifrunner.gnm2.J5K5, whole genome shotgun sequence genomic window:
- the LOC112721340 gene encoding uncharacterized protein has translation MEEHDHDFDWKSYKGNGEEEYEGNYDFVDLNANKEQEDCTVESDVEDVANTLASEHPFKELSFMRALDLDAMNALEFPEYANADPPVVVDGEVVIGMEFNSREVVIKAAKDCTIYRGVDYRVFEPEPMTFYAKCVQYGQSCDWLIRVSVMRRKYCWEIRRYNGIHTCTRTTFSQDHSKLDSDTIVEALKPLVEADPSIEVRSVIADVQSKFNYTISYHKTWMATQKAVEKIFGGWEASYEALPAWFEVMVKKEPSTAVEYGTLPCYRSDELAQDVRVLNRVFWSFYPCIRAFRPCKPVVQVDGIRLYEKYKGMLLVAVSQNGNNNIVPIAFVLVEGETSYAWFFFLRHLRTHVVTKDGVGLISDRHESIRSAVSRCDGAWEPPRAIHMFCIRHIASNFLRKFKAPFIQKLVVNIGYSRTMAKYEIRYQRLRS, from the exons ATGGAAGAACATGATCATGATTTCGATTGGAAAAGTTATAAAGGTAACGGCGAAGAGGAATATGAAGGCAATTACGATTTCGTTGATCTGAATGCAAACAAGGAACAAGAGGACTGCACCGTTGAGTCAGACGTAGAAGATGTCGCAAATACACTAGCAAGTGAGCATCCATTCAAAGAATTGTCTTTCATGCGCGCTTTGGATCTCGATGCCATGAATGCTCTAGAATTTCCAGAGTATGCCAATGCAG ATCCACCTGTGGTAGTAGATGGTGAAGTTGTCATAGGGATGGAATTTAATTCTAGAGAGGTCGTGATAAAGGCAGCTAAAGATTGTACCATTTACAGAGGTGTTGATTATCGAGTTTTTGAGCCTGAGCCGATGACATTTTACGCGAAATGTGTGCAATATGGGCAAAgctgtgattggcttatcagggttagCGTGATGCGAAGAAAGTACTGTTGGGAGATTAGACGATACAATGGCATCCATACTTGTACTAGAACCACTTTTTCTCAGGATCATTCAAAGTTAGACTCAGACACTATTGTAGAAGCACTTAAGCCATTGGTAGAGGCTGATCCGTCCATAGAGGTACGATCAGTGATTGCAGATGTCCAATCGAAGTTTAACTACACGATTAGCTATCACAAAACATGGATGGCTACGCAGAAGGCAGTTGAAAAAATTTTTGGAGGGTGGGAAGCCTCTTATGAAGCGTTGCCCGCATGGTTTGAGGTAATGGTTAAGAAAGAGCCATCAACAGCCGTCGAATATGGAACGCTACCTTGTTACCGCAGTGATGAATTGGCTCAGGATGTCAGAGTTCTAAACCGAGTTTTCTGGAGTTTCTACCCATGTATTAGAGCATTTAGGCCCTGCAAGCCGGTTGTACAGGTAGATGGCATACGCttgtatgaaaaatataaagGAATGTTGTTGGTTGCAGTTTCTCAAAATGGCAACAACAATATTGTGCCAATTGCCTTTGTGCTTGTAGAGGGTGAGACATCATATGCATGGTTCTTTTTTCTTCGTCATTTGCGAACCCATGTGGTGACGAAGGATGGAGTGGGACTTATCTCTGATCGACACGAGTCAATTAGGTCAGCAGTTTCTCGTTGTGATGGAGCATGGGAGCCGCCAAGGGCCATACACATGTTTTGCATTAGGCACATAGCATCCAACTTCTTGAGGAAGTTCAAGGCACCGTTCATACAAAAGCTTGTGGTGAACATAG GCTATTCTAGGACGATGGCTAAATACGAAATCCGTTACCAGAGGTTGCGTAGTTGA